In Limanda limanda chromosome 21, fLimLim1.1, whole genome shotgun sequence, a genomic segment contains:
- the asah2 gene encoding neutral ceramidase: MANRKSACCGVSVLEATLAVLFIVMTTNHSYLIGVGRADCTGPPAEVPLMGYANPQQSAAGIHTRLFSRAFIVDDGRRRVVFVTADVGMISQRLRLEVLSALQVKFGDVYRQENVVLSGTHTHSGPGGYFQFTLFMMSCKGFIRSSTEPLVNGIVKSIDIAHRNMKPGRIYRNRGDLEDSSLNRSPHSYMKNPEDERHRYKSNTDKQVMVLKFTDLDGDGIGMLSWFSVHAVSMNYTNRLVSSDNMGHASYLLEQDKNPGELPGQGGFVAGFSSSNLGDVSSNVRGPHCVNTGLSCDYLNSSCPVGGTKMCQAFGPGNDMFDSTRIIGHNIYRKAKELYASAAEEVTGSLHSAHQWVNMTDVSVQINSSHTVSTCKPALGHSFAAGTTDGGGDLNFTQGAVEGDPFWDGIRDALLGEPSNETQECHHPKPILFNTGEMNWPLPWHPQIVDVQIITIGSVAVVAVPGEMTTMAGRRLRDAVQQELQSGGGFEDTQVVIAGLSNVYTHYITTYEEYQVQRYEGASTIYGPHTLTAYVHKFRGLARAIAQDKVSELPVGPQPPLFTKNLFSLLPRAPADKTPVNSSFGDVLQQVEPFYRQGDVVSVTFVAGNPRHSGDIRDKTFVTVEIYDNRTDSWEVVHTDASWETRFHWLKGSNGRSNTTVEWFVPPAAPGGSYRIKHFGHYKQMKGLRPVITPYEGTSDVFRVSTSFYYQ; encoded by the exons ATGGCGAACAGGAAGTCGGCGTGTTGTGGCGTTTCGGTGCTGGAGGCCACGCTGGCCGTCCTCTTCATCGTCATGACgaca aaccACTCGTATCTGATCGGCGTGGGTCGAGCCGACTGCACCGGGCCACCAGCAGAGGTCCCACTG atgGGCTACGCTAACCCTCAGCAGTCGGCTGCAGGTATACACACTCGTCTGTTCAGCCGAGCCTTCATCGTCGACGATGGGAGAAGAAGAGTCGTGTTCGTTACAGCAGATGTTGGAATGATATCACAGAGACTGCGTCTGGAg gtGTTGTCAGCCCTGCAGGTGAAGTTCGGGGATGTGTATCGTCAGGAGAACGTTGTTCTCAGTGGAACTCACACTCACTCTGGACCTGGAGGATATTTCCAGTTCACACTCTTCatgatgagctgcaaaggtttCATCCGCTCGTCCACCGAGCCGCTCGTTAACGGCATCGTCAAG AGTATAGACATAGCCCATCGTAACATGAAGCCGGGCCGGATCTACAGGAACCGAGGAgacctggaggacagcagcCTGAACAGAAGTCCACACTCGTACATGAAGAACCCCGAGGACGAGAGACacag GTACAAGtccaacacagacaaacaggtgATGGTTCTGAAGTTCACTGATCTGGACGGAGACGGGATCGGAATGCTCAG CTGGTTCTCCGTCCACGCCGTCAGCATGAACTACACCAACCGCCTGGTGAGCAGCGACAACATGGGCCACGCCTCCTACCTGCTGGAGCAGGACAAGAACCCCGGGGAGCTGCCCGGTCAG ggcgGCTTCGTCGCTGGTTTCTCGTCCAGTAACCTCGGGGACGTCAGTTCCAACGTGAGAGGACCTCACTGTGTGAACACTGGACTGTCCTGTGACTACCTGAACAGCTCGTGTCCTGTAGGaggg acaAAGATGTGTCAGGCGTTCGGACCTGGAAACGACATGTTCGACAGCACGAGGATCATCGGACACAACATCTACAGGAAGGCCAAG gagcTGTACGCAAGTGCAGCCGAGGAGGTGACAGGTTCCCTTCACTCTGCTCATCAGTGGGTCAACATGACGGACGTCAGTGTTCAGATCAACAGCTCCCACACg gtcagTACATGTAAACCGGCTCTAGGTCACAGTTTTGCAGCAGGAACaacagacggaggaggagacctGAACTTTACTCAGg GTGCTGTGGAGGGCGACCCGTTCTGGGACGGCATCAGAGACGCTCTCCTGGGTGAACCGTCCAATGAGACGCAGGAATGTCACCATCCCAAACCAATTCTGTTCAACACaggggag atgaaCTGGCCTCTGCCGTGGCATCCTCAGATTGTCGACGTTCAGATCATCACCATCGGATCTGTGGCTGTCGTAGCGGTTCCCGGAGAGATGAC CACCATGGCGGGTCGGAGGCTGAGAGACGCCGTCCAACAG GAGCTGCAGTCCGGGGGGGGGTTCGAGGACACGCAGGTGGTGATCGCCGGCCTCAGCAACGTCTACACTCACTACATCACCACCTACGAAGAGTACCAG gtGCAGCGATATGAAGGAGCTTCCACGATCTACGGCCCGCACACGCTCACTGCCTACGTACACAAGTTCCGAGGGTTAGCCCGAGCCATCGCACAG gacaAAGTGTCGGAGCTGCCGGTCGGGCCTCAGCCTCCGTTGTTCACCAAGAATCTGTTCAGCCTGCTGCCGCGGGCTCCAGCCGATAAAACCCCGGTGAACAGCAGCTTCGGAGACGTCCTGCAGCAGGTGGAGCCCTTCTACAGACAG GGTGATGTCGTGTCCGTCACGTTCGTAGCAGGAAACCCCCGACACTCTGGAGACATC AGAGATAAAACCTTCGTTACCGTGGAGATCTACGACAACAGAACAGACAGCTGGGAGGTCGTACACACTGATGCATCATGGGAGACTAG GTTCCATTGGCTGAAAGGGTCAAACGGGCGGAGTAACACCACCGTGGAGTGGTTCGTCCCTCCAGCGGCCCCTGGTGGCAGCTACAGGATTAAACACTTCGGACACTACAAGCAGATGAAAGGCCTGCGACCCGTCATCACGCCGTACGAAGGCACGTCCGACGTCTTCAGAGTCTCCACCAGCTTCTACTaccagtga